From one Flavobacteriales bacterium genomic stretch:
- a CDS encoding beta-lactamase family protein, giving the protein MRAPLLLFAALLFAPAFPQFDARLDSIAWDRMASWMKPNGRNKRHNFQFHFRYGEHYRFDGALGQVSKRDTTNPAGPRYKTASVAKTFVAVLVLQLVEEGRVALDSAVVRYLPEELVRPLVRVKGKDLGHTITVRQLLAHMSGLSDYIFDDWRFLARTQLNPSKARTPQEHLRIAVKHGMAKRKTSLPGSAFHYSDTGYLLLALLVEEVGATSLNTQLQERICSPLGLHDTWTDSWDSAYTRMMHQYHGRRDVTAVLHPSVEFGGGGLISSTADLARFINGLAKGELLRDRSTLDLMLKRHSPAYGLGIDVIRFDAKPSGIAGLDSLTMIGHSGFFGVNMYHIPELDVTWVSSIGQVKGFEKERRALPWWPLLKECIRLYGVRPRE; this is encoded by the coding sequence ATGCGCGCACCGCTCCTCCTCTTCGCCGCCCTGCTCTTCGCACCAGCATTCCCGCAGTTCGATGCGCGGCTTGACTCCATTGCCTGGGACCGCATGGCCTCATGGATGAAGCCCAACGGGCGAAACAAGCGGCACAACTTCCAATTCCACTTTCGGTATGGCGAGCACTACCGTTTCGATGGTGCACTGGGGCAGGTGAGCAAGCGCGACACCACCAACCCTGCCGGGCCCCGCTACAAAACGGCCAGTGTGGCCAAGACCTTCGTGGCGGTGCTCGTGCTGCAGTTGGTGGAGGAAGGCCGGGTCGCGTTGGACAGCGCGGTGGTGCGCTACCTGCCGGAGGAGCTGGTTCGTCCGCTGGTGCGTGTGAAGGGCAAGGACCTCGGACACACCATCACGGTGCGGCAACTGCTAGCGCATATGAGCGGCCTCAGCGACTACATCTTCGACGATTGGCGCTTCCTCGCACGCACCCAACTGAATCCGAGCAAGGCCCGCACCCCGCAGGAGCACCTGCGCATCGCAGTGAAGCACGGCATGGCCAAACGCAAGACCTCATTGCCGGGAAGCGCATTCCACTATTCGGACACGGGCTACCTGCTCTTGGCGCTATTGGTGGAGGAAGTCGGCGCGACATCGCTGAACACGCAATTGCAGGAGCGCATCTGTTCTCCCCTCGGCTTGCACGATACCTGGACCGACAGCTGGGACAGCGCCTACACGCGCATGATGCACCAGTATCATGGTCGTCGCGATGTGACCGCCGTGCTGCACCCCTCGGTGGAGTTCGGCGGCGGCGGCCTCATTTCCAGCACGGCGGACCTCGCGCGCTTCATCAACGGACTTGCCAAGGGCGAACTATTACGCGATCGCAGCACCTTGGACCTGATGCTCAAGCGCCATTCACCCGCTTATGGTCTCGGCATCGATGTGATCCGTTTCGACGCCAAGCCCTCCGGCATCGCAGGCCTCGACTCGCTCACCATGATTGGCCACAGCGGCTTCTTCGGCGTGAACATGTACCACATCCCCGAGCTTGATGTCACCTGGGTGAGCAGCATCGGGCAGGTGAAGGGCTTCGAGAAGGAAAGGCGCGCACTGCCATGGTGGCCCTTGCTGAAGGAGTGCATCAGGCTCTACGGCGTGAGGCCGCGCGAGTGA
- the uvrC gene encoding excinuclease ABC subunit UvrC: MEPLDVREKVKLLPHQPGVYQFLDFSGRIIYIGKAKDLRNRVSSYFNKQKFETGKTAKLVANITDVNIIVVATEFDALLLENSLIKQHQPRYNVMLKDDKSYPWIRIRNERFPRVEGMRNPEDDGSEYYGPYASSRVMHTVVELVNRMYKLRSCNYELSERNVERSKYKRCLEFHLGNCKAPCEGLQSEEEYDAHIKQIRQIVRGRTRGVANLLKQQMAAQAEALEFEKAELTKQRIEQLERYQARNTIVHADIGDVDVFALASDAGGTCVNYLRVIDGAVVHGITVELKPKLEETEAELLQLAIAELRERFKSTAPEAIVPLDPGIEVPGLSFTIPQRGDKKALLELSERNAKYFLLDKRKQEKLVDPEAATNRILEQLKQDLRLNELPRHIECFDNSNTQGTDPVSACVVFKDAKPSKKDYRHFNIRTVVGPDDFASMEEAVERRYTRLISEGEPLPQLVVIDGGKGQLHAAMNVFDRLGLRGKVALVGIAKRLEELYFPEDPVPLHIDKRSSSLKVIQHLRNEAHRFGITHHRGKRSKRIIRTGLEGIEGIGPSTAQKLLTRFGSIQGIREALPEDVAAAVGVKKAEVVLKGLAQSN, translated from the coding sequence ATGGAACCGCTGGATGTCCGCGAGAAAGTGAAATTGCTCCCGCACCAGCCGGGGGTGTACCAGTTCCTCGACTTCAGCGGGCGCATCATCTACATCGGCAAGGCCAAGGACCTGCGCAACCGCGTCAGCAGCTACTTCAACAAGCAGAAGTTCGAGACGGGCAAGACCGCCAAGCTGGTGGCCAACATCACCGACGTGAACATCATCGTCGTGGCCACCGAGTTCGATGCCCTGCTGCTCGAGAACTCCTTGATCAAGCAGCATCAGCCTCGCTACAACGTGATGCTGAAGGACGACAAGAGCTACCCGTGGATCCGCATCCGTAACGAGCGATTCCCGCGCGTGGAGGGCATGCGCAACCCGGAGGACGACGGCAGCGAGTATTACGGCCCCTATGCCAGCAGCCGCGTGATGCACACCGTGGTGGAACTGGTGAACCGCATGTACAAGCTGCGCAGCTGCAACTACGAGCTGAGCGAGCGCAACGTGGAGCGCAGCAAGTACAAGCGCTGCCTCGAGTTCCACTTGGGCAACTGCAAGGCGCCCTGCGAGGGACTGCAGTCGGAGGAGGAGTATGATGCGCACATCAAGCAGATCCGCCAGATCGTGCGCGGCCGCACGCGCGGCGTGGCCAACTTGCTGAAGCAGCAGATGGCAGCACAGGCTGAGGCGCTTGAGTTCGAGAAGGCGGAGCTCACCAAGCAGCGCATCGAGCAGCTCGAGCGGTACCAGGCGCGCAACACCATCGTGCATGCCGACATCGGCGATGTGGATGTCTTCGCGCTGGCCAGCGATGCCGGCGGCACCTGCGTGAACTACCTGCGCGTGATTGATGGCGCCGTGGTGCATGGCATCACCGTGGAACTGAAGCCTAAACTGGAGGAGACCGAAGCGGAACTCCTGCAGCTCGCCATCGCCGAATTGCGCGAACGCTTCAAGAGCACCGCGCCGGAGGCCATCGTTCCGCTTGATCCCGGCATCGAGGTGCCTGGCCTCTCCTTCACCATCCCGCAGCGCGGCGACAAGAAGGCGCTTCTCGAACTCAGCGAGCGCAATGCGAAGTACTTCCTGCTCGACAAGCGCAAGCAGGAGAAGCTCGTGGACCCCGAGGCGGCCACCAACCGCATCCTGGAGCAACTGAAGCAGGACCTGCGCCTGAACGAGCTGCCGCGCCACATCGAGTGCTTCGACAACAGCAACACGCAGGGCACCGACCCCGTGAGCGCATGCGTGGTCTTCAAGGATGCCAAGCCCAGCAAGAAGGACTACCGCCATTTCAACATCCGGACAGTTGTTGGGCCTGATGATTTCGCGAGCATGGAAGAAGCCGTGGAGCGCCGCTACACCCGCTTGATCAGCGAGGGCGAGCCGCTTCCACAACTGGTGGTGATTGATGGCGGCAAGGGCCAATTGCACGCGGCAATGAATGTGTTCGACCGCCTGGGCCTGCGGGGCAAGGTGGCGCTGGTGGGAATCGCGAAGCGCTTAGAGGAACTCTACTTCCCCGAGGACCCCGTGCCGCTGCACATCGACAAGCGCAGCTCCTCGCTGAAGGTGATCCAGCACCTGCGCAACGAGGCGCATCGATTCGGCATCACGCACCACCGCGGCAAGCGCAGCAAGCGCATCATCCGCACGGGGCTCGAAGGCATCGAGGGCATCGGCCCCAGCACCGCGCAGAAACTGCTCACGCGGTTCGGTTCAATCCAAGGCATCCGCGAGGCGCTGCCCGAGGATGTGGCGGCCGCGGTGGGTGTGAAGAAAGCGGAGGTGGTGCTGAAGGGGCTTGCACAATCGAACTGA
- a CDS encoding TetR/AcrR family transcriptional regulator: MKKHKITTKGQEKRELILSTALDLFNGYGIEYVGVREIAKALHMRPGHLTYYFPDKERIVLAIGQGLAAANDAIYPNGEVSSLAEFFRRFKALLSNHVQYRCLLTSITRALERDRQMRRGYAARQEQRMNDLRACFRSLIAAGELRRLTKAEEDHLVACCSLISRGWVVEAVASGFDPADRIPHYLSMLRMIVGTYRPSSST, encoded by the coding sequence ATGAAGAAACACAAGATCACGACCAAGGGGCAGGAGAAACGCGAACTGATCCTGTCGACAGCCCTGGACCTATTCAACGGGTACGGCATCGAATACGTGGGTGTGCGCGAGATCGCGAAGGCCCTGCACATGCGCCCGGGCCACCTCACCTACTACTTCCCGGACAAGGAGCGCATCGTACTTGCGATCGGGCAGGGCCTCGCCGCAGCCAATGATGCCATCTACCCGAACGGCGAGGTCAGCTCGCTGGCGGAGTTCTTCCGGCGATTCAAAGCGCTCCTCTCCAACCACGTGCAGTACCGCTGCCTCCTCACCAGCATCACCCGAGCGCTGGAGCGCGATCGGCAGATGCGCCGGGGCTATGCTGCACGGCAGGAGCAACGGATGAACGACCTGCGCGCGTGCTTCCGATCCCTGATCGCCGCCGGTGAATTGCGCCGGCTCACCAAGGCGGAGGAGGATCACCTGGTCGCCTGTTGCAGCCTGATCTCGCGGGGGTGGGTGGTGGAGGCCGTGGCCTCCGGCTTCGATCCGGCGGACCGCATACCTCACTACCTTAGTATGCTTCGCATGATCGTCGGAACCTACCGACCTTCATCATCAACATGA
- a CDS encoding cupin domain-containing protein, with product MEFERPHVIGSGAGEQLTFVRVEKAPHGDKLIVENLVRPGSGPPMHVHHRQAESLTVVSGRIGVQVLGQEPSEHGPGETVTFAAGVPHKFWAAGAEPLRCTGWIQPADNVEYFLTELYRSTRENGGKRPKDFDGAYLGMRYASEFDILEVPGFVKKVIWPLTVFFGRLAGKHKRYADAPEPVK from the coding sequence ATGGAATTCGAACGCCCTCATGTGATCGGAAGCGGGGCAGGTGAGCAGCTCACCTTCGTCCGCGTTGAAAAGGCCCCCCACGGGGACAAGCTCATCGTGGAGAACCTGGTACGGCCCGGGTCCGGTCCGCCGATGCACGTCCACCACCGGCAGGCGGAATCGCTCACCGTGGTCAGCGGTCGGATCGGCGTGCAGGTGCTGGGACAGGAGCCCAGCGAGCACGGACCCGGCGAGACCGTGACGTTCGCCGCCGGTGTGCCCCACAAGTTCTGGGCGGCGGGCGCAGAACCCTTGCGCTGCACAGGATGGATCCAGCCGGCCGACAATGTGGAGTACTTCCTTACGGAGCTCTATCGCAGCACCCGCGAGAACGGCGGCAAACGGCCCAAGGACTTCGACGGCGCCTACTTGGGCATGCGCTACGCCAGCGAATTCGACATCCTGGAGGTGCCGGGCTTCGTGAAGAAGGTGATCTGGCCCCTCACGGTGTTCTTCGGCAGACTTGCCGGGAAGCACAAACGCTACGCGGATGCGCCGGAGCCGGTGAAGTGA
- a CDS encoding SRPBCC domain-containing protein, which produces MSPFNATAQDSKAVTMRTTFHRETSVSTTIRADEAIIWALLTNASDYPRWNSTVISIEGNIALGERIVLKSTLDANRSFKLRVKVFEPTRRLVWGDGKGERTITLKNIGDGSIAFTMHERIGGLMFPMYAKYIPSFDASFDEFAADLKKEAETIANTVGP; this is translated from the coding sequence ATGTCACCATTCAATGCCACCGCGCAGGACAGCAAGGCTGTCACCATGCGCACGACCTTTCACCGCGAGACCAGTGTCAGCACCACCATCCGCGCGGACGAAGCCATCATCTGGGCCCTGCTCACCAACGCCAGCGACTATCCACGTTGGAACAGCACGGTGATCTCCATTGAGGGCAACATTGCCCTAGGCGAGCGTATCGTCCTGAAAAGCACCTTGGACGCGAATCGCAGCTTCAAACTGCGGGTGAAGGTCTTCGAGCCGACCCGGCGCCTGGTCTGGGGCGATGGAAAAGGTGAACGCACCATCACTTTGAAGAACATCGGCGATGGTAGCATTGCCTTCACCATGCACGAGCGGATCGGCGGCCTGATGTTCCCGATGTATGCGAAGTACATCCCCAGCTTCGATGCGAGCTTCGACGAGTTCGCCGCCGATCTGAAGAAGGAGGCCGAGACCATCGCCAATACCGTGGGACCATGA
- a CDS encoding RNA polymerase sigma factor produces the protein MTLSTEQLTAEFERTRPALRSYILRMTTSRQDAEDIVQETWIRAQRSLESFKGGSSVKTWLFAIAQNIARDHLRALKRWPEQVGDICKDAAMQDPDFFRESMTLHQSSPQARFEIREHIALCFTCVSRSLPLEEQIALLLREVHGFSASEIAEIMQSNAAMVKYWLHGGRSRMIDVFDRRCALINKEGACHQCTELNGIYNPKQNAQEEAAKLRMVRDAANPDKEHLFDLRMQVLQEIDPFTSAAAELQMHHLEFDRKVMEQHVAASAD, from the coding sequence ATGACCCTCTCCACCGAACAACTCACGGCCGAGTTCGAACGCACACGACCGGCTCTCCGCTCCTACATCCTGCGCATGACCACAAGCCGGCAGGACGCAGAGGACATCGTGCAGGAGACCTGGATCCGGGCGCAACGCAGCTTGGAGTCGTTCAAGGGTGGAAGCAGCGTGAAGACCTGGCTCTTCGCCATCGCTCAGAACATCGCACGTGATCACCTGCGTGCCCTGAAGCGCTGGCCGGAGCAAGTGGGCGACATCTGCAAGGACGCGGCGATGCAGGACCCGGACTTCTTCCGTGAGTCGATGACGCTGCACCAAAGCTCCCCACAGGCGCGTTTCGAGATCCGCGAACACATCGCCCTGTGCTTCACCTGCGTGAGCCGCTCACTGCCGCTGGAAGAGCAGATCGCCTTGCTGCTGCGCGAGGTGCACGGCTTCAGCGCGAGCGAGATCGCGGAGATCATGCAGAGCAACGCGGCCATGGTGAAGTACTGGTTGCATGGCGGAAGGAGCCGCATGATCGACGTGTTCGACCGGCGCTGTGCGCTGATTAACAAGGAGGGCGCCTGCCACCAGTGCACCGAGCTGAACGGCATCTACAATCCGAAGCAGAACGCCCAGGAAGAGGCCGCGAAACTGCGCATGGTGCGCGATGCCGCGAACCCCGACAAGGAGCACCTCTTCGATCTGCGGATGCAGGTGCTGCAGGAGATCGACCCCTTCACCTCGGCGGCCGCGGAGCTACAGATGCATCACCTGGAGTTCGACCGCAAGGTGATGGAGCAGCACGTGGCCGCATCGGCGGACTGA
- a CDS encoding ATP-binding protein, whose translation MHHLPRLSEHRFQRLLKTFPAVLVVGPKQCGKSTLTKHALPGWEHLDLERPADLTLLNADLEGFLSVRPKQVVFDEAQRVPELFAALRHRIDSGTGKGRYVLLGSASPALMRSVSESLAGRIGLLELTPFRSQELYGLPPLKDRWFWGGYPPVLSLRDAQARGTWLDAYVSTFLERDLPALGLNLPAKRLRTLWTMLTHVHGQLLNVSDLARSLSVSSHTVNADLGVLEGAFMVRRLQPFFANVQKRLTKSPKLYIRDTGLLHFLAGLRSSRELNTWHKRGHSFEGLVIEELCAIADEQLVRPEVFFWRTQAGAEVDLLIRNGNQLLPVEIKLGTTLDPRSLAGLKQCMSDLGLKRGWVVNTAEERRMLSPGIEQIPWAAIVAGEMKLF comes from the coding sequence ATGCACCACCTGCCCCGGCTTTCCGAACACCGCTTCCAGCGGCTGCTGAAGACCTTCCCGGCGGTACTGGTGGTGGGGCCAAAGCAGTGTGGCAAGAGCACACTGACGAAGCATGCGTTGCCCGGCTGGGAGCATCTGGACCTGGAGCGACCTGCGGACCTGACCTTGCTGAACGCGGATCTGGAGGGCTTCCTCTCCGTGCGTCCGAAGCAGGTGGTATTCGACGAGGCACAGCGCGTACCGGAACTGTTCGCGGCGCTTCGGCACCGCATCGATAGCGGGACCGGCAAAGGGCGGTACGTATTGCTCGGATCGGCCAGCCCGGCATTGATGCGCTCCGTTTCGGAATCGCTGGCGGGGCGGATCGGCCTGTTGGAGTTGACACCCTTCCGCTCGCAGGAGCTGTATGGCCTTCCCCCACTGAAGGACCGTTGGTTCTGGGGTGGCTATCCGCCCGTGCTTTCGTTGCGCGATGCACAGGCACGTGGCACGTGGCTGGATGCTTACGTGAGCACTTTTCTGGAGCGCGACCTGCCAGCCTTGGGATTGAACCTCCCGGCCAAACGCCTGCGCACGTTGTGGACGATGCTCACCCATGTGCATGGGCAGTTGCTGAACGTATCGGACCTGGCGCGATCGCTTTCTGTGTCGTCGCACACGGTGAATGCGGACCTGGGTGTACTCGAAGGTGCGTTCATGGTCCGGCGCTTACAGCCCTTCTTCGCCAACGTGCAGAAACGGCTTACGAAAAGCCCGAAGCTGTACATCCGGGATACCGGACTTCTGCACTTCCTGGCCGGCTTGCGCAGCAGTCGCGAACTGAACACGTGGCACAAGCGTGGGCATTCGTTCGAGGGGCTGGTGATCGAAGAGCTCTGTGCCATCGCTGATGAGCAGCTTGTCCGGCCCGAGGTGTTCTTCTGGCGCACACAGGCCGGTGCAGAAGTGGATCTGCTCATCCGCAATGGCAACCAACTCTTGCCCGTGGAGATCAAACTGGGCACGACCCTCGACCCGCGCAGCCTTGCCGGATTGAAGCAATGCATGAGCGACCTCGGCCTGAAGCGAGGGTGGGTGGTGAACACCGCCGAGGAGCGGCGGATGCTTTCACCCGGCATCGAGCAGATCCCGTGGGCGGCGATCGTAGCTGGGGAAATGAAGCTGTTCTGA
- a CDS encoding helix-turn-helix transcriptional regulator — protein MRKLKFDRNRYGNGLLIDSVDMTEFDRSIVEAVPDFHLLGSIEQGSGSMRIGTHRLKVRSGSIITITPGQPVDLTGCTLDRATWIFFEAGFLDLLFEEAHFTYKFSFFHDLEASPALKPDKRTFQACDGLAKEIHNELRKPSGDSKQFLRAALHLLLVRLQRTHRAAFRHGQGLVSDTRLQQLRYLLANKLTELRTVEAFAAELAISRGHLHKLAQRNFARSAKQLIEDHRMMHACRALLLTDSDVASIGYDLGYTDPSNFARSFRRHMGLSPAAYRQQATK, from the coding sequence ATGCGCAAACTCAAGTTCGATCGCAACCGCTACGGCAACGGCCTGCTCATCGACTCGGTGGACATGACCGAGTTCGACCGCTCCATCGTGGAAGCGGTACCGGACTTCCATTTGCTCGGCTCCATCGAACAGGGCAGCGGTTCCATGCGGATCGGCACCCATCGATTGAAGGTGCGGTCCGGGAGCATCATCACCATCACGCCCGGCCAGCCGGTGGATCTGACCGGTTGTACTCTGGACCGGGCCACTTGGATCTTCTTTGAAGCCGGATTCCTTGATCTCCTGTTCGAGGAAGCCCACTTCACCTACAAGTTCAGCTTCTTCCACGACCTCGAAGCTTCCCCTGCGCTGAAACCAGACAAAAGGACATTCCAGGCATGTGATGGGCTCGCCAAGGAGATCCACAATGAGTTGCGCAAACCCTCCGGCGACAGCAAGCAGTTCCTACGGGCCGCCCTCCATCTGCTGCTCGTGCGTCTCCAACGCACGCACCGGGCCGCGTTCAGGCACGGTCAGGGCCTCGTCAGTGATACGCGCCTGCAGCAGCTACGCTACTTGCTGGCCAATAAGTTGACGGAGCTGCGCACGGTGGAAGCCTTTGCCGCGGAACTGGCCATCAGTAGGGGCCATTTGCACAAGTTGGCGCAGCGAAACTTCGCGCGTTCAGCCAAGCAGCTGATCGAGGACCATCGCATGATGCACGCATGCCGAGCACTGCTGCTCACGGACTCCGATGTCGCATCGATCGGCTATGACCTGGGCTACACCGATCCAAGCAACTTCGCCCGTTCCTTCCGCAGGCACATGGGTCTTTCGCCGGCCGCCTATCGCCAGCAGGCGACAAAGTGA
- the hppD gene encoding 4-hydroxyphenylpyruvate dioxygenase, giving the protein MATGLKDVDYGLEKIMADAQDFLPLLGTDYVELYVGNAKQSAHYYKSAWGFQSLAYAGLETGVKDRTSYVLVQDKIRLVLTTPMNPESPINEHIRKHGDGVKVIALWVPDAKKAWEETTKRGAKSFMEPVREEDEHGFVVRSGIHTYGETVHIFVERDNYKGAFLPGFKPWKSHYNPPPTGLKFIDHMVGNVGWGEMNTWVDFYARVMGFAQLVSFDDKDISTEYTALMSKVMSNGNGRIKFPINEPAEGKKKSQIEEYIDFYNGAGVQHIAVATNNIIETVGALKDRGVEFLYVPPSYYDTVMDRVGEIDEDLAVLKQHGVLVDRDDEGYLLQLFTKPVLDRPTMFFEIIQRKGAKSFGKGNFKALFEAIEREQENRGTL; this is encoded by the coding sequence ATGGCAACCGGACTCAAAGACGTCGACTACGGCCTGGAGAAGATCATGGCCGATGCTCAGGACTTCCTGCCCCTGCTGGGCACGGACTACGTGGAACTGTACGTGGGCAACGCCAAGCAGAGCGCACACTATTACAAAAGCGCATGGGGCTTCCAAAGCCTTGCCTATGCAGGTCTTGAGACCGGCGTGAAGGACCGTACCAGCTACGTGCTGGTGCAGGACAAGATCCGCCTGGTGCTGACCACGCCGATGAACCCCGAGAGCCCGATCAACGAGCACATCCGCAAGCACGGCGATGGCGTGAAGGTGATCGCGCTATGGGTGCCCGATGCGAAGAAGGCCTGGGAGGAGACGACCAAACGCGGCGCGAAGAGCTTCATGGAGCCGGTGCGCGAGGAGGATGAGCACGGCTTCGTGGTCCGCAGCGGCATCCACACCTACGGCGAAACGGTACACATCTTCGTGGAGCGCGACAATTACAAGGGCGCGTTCCTGCCCGGCTTCAAGCCGTGGAAGAGCCACTACAACCCACCCCCCACCGGCCTGAAGTTCATCGACCACATGGTGGGCAACGTGGGCTGGGGCGAGATGAACACCTGGGTGGATTTCTACGCCCGCGTCATGGGCTTCGCGCAGCTGGTGAGCTTCGACGACAAGGACATCAGCACCGAGTACACCGCGCTGATGAGCAAGGTGATGAGCAACGGCAACGGCCGCATCAAGTTCCCGATCAACGAGCCCGCCGAGGGCAAGAAGAAGAGCCAGATCGAGGAGTACATCGATTTCTACAACGGCGCCGGTGTGCAGCACATCGCGGTGGCCACCAACAACATCATCGAAACAGTCGGAGCGCTGAAGGACCGCGGTGTGGAGTTCCTGTACGTGCCGCCCAGTTACTATGACACGGTGATGGACCGCGTGGGCGAGATCGACGAGGACCTGGCGGTGCTGAAGCAGCACGGTGTGCTGGTGGACCGCGACGACGAGGGCTACCTGTTGCAGCTCTTCACCAAGCCGGTCTTGGACCGCCCCACGATGTTCTTCGAGATCATCCAGCGCAAGGGCGCGAAGAGCTTCGGCAAGGGGAACTTCAAGGCGCTGTTCGAGGCGATCGAGCGGGAGCAGGAGAACAGGGGGACGTTGTAG
- a CDS encoding transglycosylase domain-containing protein, with protein MAKPTSHSKSGASARRRGLIWWGLVLSPVLGIYALLGAAALSDLPSIEDLENPRSDLATALLFSDGTQMGQYYKENRIPVGYDRISPNVVRALIATEDERFREHGGVDLRGTLRAAVFLGKRGGASTLTQQLAKMLFHDRSGNAVKRVFQKFQEWIISARLERMYTKDEIIAMYLNRFDWVNQAVGIHSASRVYFNTTPDSLKLHEAAMLVGMCKNPALFNPRKDYRIDTVLHRRMVVFDQMRRNGYITRAEYDSLKALPLGLDFQSVSHTEGPAPYFREALREKLQALLDSKDDQGNLRYPRPDGQPYDLYTDGLKVYTTIDRRMQAYAEWGVREHLGTELQADFFKDIARKKNRPFDFRVSQAEIDKILSDAMKRSMRYKVITGQAVRQLRAAGSLHREGDARGRDALPLQPRERRREQPRLRCLVARGEGRGHPQGIRHSGEDARVQLEGRDRHRDEPDGFDPLVQELPAQRPLEHGPAHGLREGLGGRG; from the coding sequence ATGGCCAAGCCCACCTCCCACTCCAAGTCCGGCGCCAGCGCCAGGCGCCGCGGGCTCATCTGGTGGGGCCTTGTGCTCTCGCCGGTGCTCGGCATCTACGCCTTGCTCGGTGCAGCAGCGCTCAGCGACCTGCCCAGCATCGAGGACCTGGAGAATCCGCGCAGCGATCTGGCCACCGCCTTGCTCTTCAGCGATGGCACGCAGATGGGCCAGTACTACAAAGAGAACCGCATCCCGGTGGGCTACGACCGCATCAGCCCGAACGTGGTGAGGGCGCTGATCGCCACCGAGGACGAGCGCTTCCGCGAGCACGGCGGCGTGGACCTGCGCGGCACCCTGCGCGCGGCGGTTTTCCTGGGCAAGCGCGGCGGTGCCAGCACCCTCACGCAGCAGCTCGCCAAGATGCTCTTCCACGACCGCAGCGGCAACGCGGTGAAGCGCGTTTTCCAGAAATTCCAGGAGTGGATCATCAGCGCCCGCCTCGAGCGCATGTACACCAAGGACGAGATCATCGCCATGTACCTGAACCGCTTCGACTGGGTGAACCAGGCGGTGGGCATCCACAGCGCGTCCCGCGTCTATTTCAACACCACGCCCGATTCGCTGAAGCTGCATGAGGCCGCCATGCTCGTGGGCATGTGCAAGAATCCCGCGCTCTTCAACCCGCGCAAGGATTACCGCATCGATACCGTGCTGCACCGCCGCATGGTGGTCTTCGACCAGATGCGCCGCAATGGCTACATCACGCGCGCCGAGTACGATTCGCTGAAAGCCCTGCCGCTCGGACTCGACTTCCAGAGCGTGAGCCACACCGAGGGGCCCGCACCCTATTTCCGGGAAGCACTCCGCGAGAAACTGCAAGCGCTGCTCGACAGCAAGGACGATCAAGGCAACTTGCGCTACCCCAGGCCCGACGGCCAGCCCTACGACCTCTACACCGACGGCCTCAAGGTGTACACCACCATCGACCGCCGGATGCAGGCATACGCCGAGTGGGGCGTGCGTGAGCACTTGGGCACCGAGCTGCAAGCGGACTTCTTCAAGGACATCGCCCGGAAGAAGAACAGACCCTTCGACTTCCGCGTGAGCCAGGCTGAGATCGACAAGATCCTGAGCGATGCCATGAAGCGCAGCATGCGCTACAAGGTGATCACCGGGCAAGCAGTGCGGCAGCTGCGAGCGGCCGGCTCGCTTCATCGTGAAGGAGATGCACGAGGGCGCGATGCACTTCCATTGCAGCCCCGAGAAAGGCGAAGGGAGCAACCGCGGCTGCGATGCCTGGTGGCCCGTGGTGAAGGAAGGGGACATCCCCAAGGTATTCGACACTCCGGTGAAGATGCGCGTGTTCAGCTGGAAGGGCGAGATCGACACCGTGATGAGCCCGATGGATTCGATCCGCTGGTACAAGAGCTTCCTGCGCAGCGGCCTCTTGAGCATGGACCCGCGCACGGGCTTCGTGAAGGCCTGGGTGGGCGGGGCTGA
- a CDS encoding gliding motility lipoprotein GldH translates to MKAIALLFPCALLLCGCAENVVFQADTPIPDGAWSSSFKPSFAFDITDTLSGHNVFIDVRHTGEYAYSNLYLFLDLEGPGGRSKRDTVECLLADPMGRWLGKGTGFIFASRTRDAKVLYRLGNRFPRPGRYTITLEQGMRDEPLPGIIDVGVSIERGEP, encoded by the coding sequence GTGAAAGCCATTGCGTTGCTCTTTCCCTGCGCCCTGCTGCTCTGCGGCTGCGCGGAAAATGTTGTCTTCCAAGCAGACACCCCGATCCCAGATGGCGCGTGGAGCAGTTCGTTCAAGCCCTCCTTCGCCTTCGATATCACCGACACGCTCAGCGGCCACAACGTCTTCATCGATGTGCGCCACACCGGCGAATACGCCTACAGCAACCTCTACCTCTTCCTCGACCTCGAAGGGCCTGGCGGGCGCAGCAAGCGCGACACCGTGGAGTGCCTCCTGGCCGACCCCATGGGCCGCTGGCTCGGCAAGGGCACCGGTTTCATCTTCGCCAGCCGCACGCGCGATGCCAAGGTGCTCTACCGCTTGGGCAATCGATTCCCAAGACCCGGGCGCTACACCATCACCCTTGAACAGGGCATGCGCGATGAGCCGCTGCCGGGCATCATCGACGTGGGCGTGAGCATCGAGCGGGGCGAGCCGTAA